The following proteins come from a genomic window of Carcharodon carcharias isolate sCarCar2 chromosome 10, sCarCar2.pri, whole genome shotgun sequence:
- the LOC121282913 gene encoding transmembrane and immunoglobulin domain-containing protein 1-like: MAPLNFENLILGLGFIMASCFAPGCTGVDVAINDITADYRITRNLSDSLSLTCTIVNNTQDEELVWFRGDRAINLKSMNRINVSTVCIDPLTENDDEATFSCCLNKNSNINTTVLLDIRFIPILSSDGDNQIEVHAGNDVTLTCNVKSNPPAVMSWYKDNNILKMVAGRHSVYWDRGVFSLSIKKAQNMENGTYVCTADSTLGSSNLSFHLNVKDKPYEVPIEPIIAGLVVAGLTVLFGIISRRDRVIQLCNKKTNTNTFVEYGSQ; encoded by the exons GTGTAGATGTTGCCATTAATGATATCACAGCTGACTACAgaatcaccaggaatctctcagATTCTCTTTCATTAACATGCACAATAGTCAACAACACCCAGGATGAAGAGTTAGTCTGGTTTCGTGGTGACAGGGCAATTAACTTGAAGTCTATGAATCGGATCAATGTTAGCACTGTCTGTATTGATCCACTTACAGAAAATGACGATGAAGCTACATTCAGCTGCTGTTTAAATAAAAATTCTAACATTAATACGACTGTGCTCCTGGACATCAGAT TTATCCCCATTCTGAGCAGCGATGGTGATAATCAAATAGAAGTACACGCAGGAAATGACGTGACACTGACATGCAATGTGAAGTCCAATCCACCAGCTGTGATGTCCTGGTATAAAGATAACAATATCCTGAAGATGGTGGCCGGCAGGCACAGTGTGTACTGGGACAGAGGTGTTTTTAGTCTATCTATTAAGAAGGCACAGAACATGGAAAATGGGACATACGTCTGTACAGCTGACTCCACACTTGGAAGCAGCAATTTGTCCTTCCACCTGAATGTGAAAG ATAAACCATATGAAGTACCAATTGAACCAATTATTGCTGGGCTAGTGGTTGCTGGACTGACTGTTCTTTTTGGAATCATTTCACGGAGAGACAGAGTTATTCAG CTCTGCAACAAGAAAACCAACACCAATACATTTGTTGAGTATGGTTCTCAATAG